In the Nicotiana tabacum cultivar K326 chromosome 16, ASM71507v2, whole genome shotgun sequence genome, one interval contains:
- the LOC107768721 gene encoding metalloendoproteinase 2-MMP-like precursor (The RefSeq protein has 1 substitution compared to this genomic sequence), translating into MRIPLFIAIVLVLSLSPASAHFSPNISSIPPSLLKPNNTAWDAFHKLLGCHAGQKVDGLAKIKKYFYNFGYIPSLSNFTDDFDDALESALKTYQQNFNLNTTGVLDAPTIQHLIRPRCGNADVVNGTSTMNSGKPPAGSQNMHTVAHFSFFPGRPRWPDSKTDLTYAFLPQNGLTDNIKSVFSRAFDRWSEVTPLSFTETASFQSADIKIGFFAGDHNDGEPFDGPMGTLAHAFSPPGGHFHLDGDENWVIDGVPIVEGNFFSILSAVDLESVAVHEIGHLLGLGHSSVEDSIMFPSLAAGTRRVELANDDIQGVQVLYGSNPNFTGPNTVLNPTQENDTNGAPKFGSLWVHVVFAFFLSFLHLI; encoded by the coding sequence ATGAGGATTCCTTTATTTATCGCCATTGTTTTAGTTCTAAGCTTATCTCCAGCTTCAGCTCATTTCTTTCCAAATATCTCTTCAATCCCTCCTTCTTTATTGAAGCCTAATAATACTGCTTGGGATGCTTTCCACAAGTTATTGGGTTGCCACGCCGGTCAGAAAGTCGATGGCTTagctaaaattaaaaaatatttctataatTTTGGGTACATTCCTTCTTTGAGTAATTTTACTGATGACTTTGATGATGCTCTTGAATCTGCTCTCAAGACTTACCAGCAAAACTTCAACCTCAACACCACCGGTGTACTCGACGCGCCGACGATTCAGCATCTCATAAGACCCAGATGTGGAAACGCCGATGTAGTTAACGGCACCAGTACCATGAACTCCGGCAAGCCGCCGGCAGGTTCTCAGAATATGCACACGGTGGCCCACTTCTCGTTTTTTCCGGGAAGACCACGGTGGCCGGATAGTAAGACAGATTTGACATACGCGTTTCTACCGCAGAACGGTCTGACGGATAACATTAAGAGCGTGTTCTCACGCGCGTTTGACCGGTGGTCGGAGGTAACCCCGTTGAGCTTCACCGAAACAGCTTCGTTTCAATCGGCGGATATTAAGATCGGGTTTTTCGCCGGAGATCACAACGACGGCGAGCCGTTTGATGGTCCGATGGGGACATTAGCACACGCGTTTTCGCCGCCGGGGGGGCATTTTCACTTGGACGGCGACGAGAATTGGGTCATCGACGGCGTGCCGATTGTTGAAGGAAATTTCTTTTCAATATTATCGGCGGTAGATCTTGAATCGGTTGCGGTTCATGAAATCGGGCATTTATTGGGTTTGGGCCATTCATCCGTAGAAGATTCGATTATGTTCCCGAGTTTAGCAGCGGGTACCCGAAGAGTGGAGCTTGCAAATGATGATATTCAGGGAGTCCAGGTGTTATACGGGTCTAACCCAAATTTTACTGGGCCGAACACAGTTTTAAATCCGACGCAAGAAAATGACACAAATGGAGCCCCGAAATTTGGTTCATTATGGGTTCACGTGGTCTTTGCATTCTTCTTATCATTTCTCCATTTAATTTAA